A window of Campylobacter cuniculorum DSM 23162 = LMG 24588 contains these coding sequences:
- a CDS encoding 23S rRNA (pseudouridine(1915)-N(3))-methyltransferase RlmH encodes MQINIFYIQKDDEFSILKEKYIKLISKYAILKENNLLNKTISKAQNLGSLEAKKSYEQAFLPYKKGFCIVLDERGKELTSFEFAKLLRDKNELNFFIGGAFGLREEFIKDFSFSLSLSRLTLAHQFAKILLLEQIYRAFCIHHNHPYHK; translated from the coding sequence TTGCAAATCAATATCTTTTATATACAAAAAGATGATGAATTTAGCATTTTAAAAGAAAAATACATTAAACTCATTTCTAAATATGCCATTTTAAAAGAAAATAATCTTTTAAACAAGACAATTTCTAAGGCACAAAACTTAGGGAGTTTAGAAGCTAAAAAAAGCTATGAACAAGCCTTTTTGCCCTATAAAAAGGGTTTTTGCATTGTTTTAGATGAGAGGGGCAAAGAACTTACAAGCTTTGAATTTGCAAAACTTTTAAGGGATAAAAACGAGCTGAATTTTTTTATCGGCGGGGCTTTTGGATTAAGAGAGGAATTCATTAAAGATTTTAGCTTTAGTCTTTCTTTAAGTCGCTTAACCCTAGCTCATCAATTTGCAAAAATTCTTTTGCTTGAACAAATTTATCGTGCCTTTTGTATTCATCATAATCACCCATATCACAAATAG
- the dksA gene encoding RNA polymerase-binding protein DksA, translated as MKKNDIQFLKKILEKRKQVILENLKGNSKEIKALHNSVPSDNIDFSTIESNSQINFTINANLKQELKEVEESLNKIKNNNFGICESCEEFIDIERLKIKPHAKYCINCRENLEKGELL; from the coding sequence ATGAAAAAAAATGATATACAATTTTTAAAAAAAATTTTAGAAAAAAGAAAACAAGTTATTTTAGAGAATTTAAAAGGAAATTCGAAAGAAATTAAAGCCTTACACAATAGCGTTCCAAGTGATAATATAGACTTTTCAACTATAGAATCGAATTCACAAATCAATTTTACAATCAACGCAAATTTAAAGCAAGAATTAAAAGAAGTGGAAGAATCTTTAAATAAAATCAAAAATAACAATTTTGGAATCTGTGAATCTTGTGAAGAATTCATTGACATTGAGCGTTTAAAAATCAAGCCTCACGCAAAATACTGCATCAATTGTAGGGAAAATTTAGAAAAAGGAGAATTATTATGA
- a CDS encoding tRNA dihydrouridine synthase: MIDFTKKPLFLAPMAGFSDLPFRNLVKKFGADVTISEMISSNALVYESKKSLQMLQKGELETPYLVQIAGSDAEVIKKAVAILNDFDFVDGIDFNCGCPVNKVVKQCAGSALLENLELFKSLVYTIKQNNKKPLTSVKFRLGFNEKYPEKMARICEEAEVDFISIHGRTRKQLYSGKADYQSIAYAKQSVKIPVIANGDIDANNAKEVYHITNCDALMIGRASIGNPWIFYEIKENKKISQDFKKEMILFHFEQMLKHYKKQGLSIFRKHLHQYSKDCKNASAFRDEVNRISDESEMRRKIENFFSSL; this comes from the coding sequence ATGATTGATTTTACTAAAAAACCTTTATTTTTAGCTCCAATGGCTGGTTTTTCGGATTTGCCATTTAGAAATCTTGTGAAAAAATTTGGTGCTGATGTGACCATAAGTGAGATGATTAGCTCCAATGCTTTAGTTTATGAGAGTAAAAAAAGTTTGCAAATGCTTCAAAAAGGTGAGCTTGAAACGCCTTATCTTGTCCAAATTGCTGGAAGTGATGCGGAGGTGATTAAAAAAGCTGTTGCAATTCTTAATGATTTTGATTTTGTTGATGGTATAGATTTTAATTGTGGTTGTCCGGTTAATAAAGTTGTAAAACAATGTGCCGGCAGTGCCTTGCTTGAAAATTTAGAGCTATTTAAAAGCTTGGTTTATACAATCAAACAAAACAATAAAAAACCCTTAACAAGTGTGAAATTTAGATTAGGATTCAATGAAAAATACCCTGAAAAAATGGCTCGAATTTGCGAAGAAGCAGAGGTTGATTTTATCAGCATACACGGACGTACAAGAAAACAGCTTTATAGCGGAAAAGCTGATTATCAATCCATTGCTTATGCAAAGCAAAGCGTGAAAATTCCGGTCATTGCAAATGGTGATATTGATGCTAATAATGCCAAAGAAGTTTATCATATCACAAATTGCGATGCTTTAATGATAGGCAGAGCAAGCATTGGTAATCCTTGGATTTTTTATGAGATTAAAGAAAATAAAAAAATCAGTCAAGATTTTAAAAAAGAAATGATTTTATTTCATTTTGAACAAATGCTTAAACACTACAAAAAACAAGGTTTGAGTATATTTAGAAAGCACTTGCATCAATATTCTAAAGATTGCAAAAATGCTAGTGCTTTTAGGGATGAGGTTAATAGAATCAGCGATGAGAGCGAAATGAGAAGAAAGATTGAAAACTTTTTTTCATCTCTATAA
- the ubiE gene encoding bifunctional demethylmenaquinone methyltransferase/2-methoxy-6-polyprenyl-1,4-benzoquinol methylase UbiE: MQKQEKIIEMFNQIAPTYDKSNRILSFGMDINWRKKACERVLNLYLKQDLNIIDVACGTGDMIEIWQKSALKLKKNINTIKGIDPSKVMLEIAKQRFKDLEFIEAKAQNLPLELENADIVSISYGIRNVMQRQEALREFSRILKKDGILLVLEFTRREKKGFIAFFRDFYLKNILPFIGGLISKNKEAYKYLPNSIDEFLSQEEFVKELEDVDFKVLELKDFSFGISSMFIAQKV; this comes from the coding sequence ATGCAAAAACAAGAAAAAATCATAGAAATGTTTAATCAAATCGCACCCACTTACGATAAAAGCAATAGAATTTTAAGTTTTGGTATGGATATAAATTGGCGTAAAAAGGCTTGTGAGAGGGTTTTAAATCTTTATTTAAAACAGGATTTAAATATCATTGATGTGGCGTGTGGCACAGGAGATATGATAGAAATTTGGCAAAAGAGTGCTTTGAAATTAAAAAAAAATATCAACACTATTAAGGGTATAGACCCTAGCAAAGTTATGCTAGAGATTGCAAAACAAAGGTTTAAGGACCTTGAATTTATCGAAGCTAAGGCTCAAAATTTGCCTTTAGAACTTGAAAATGCGGACATTGTAAGTATAAGTTATGGAATTCGCAATGTTATGCAAAGACAAGAAGCATTAAGGGAATTTTCAAGGATACTTAAAAAAGATGGAATTTTGCTAGTTTTGGAATTTACACGAAGAGAGAAAAAAGGTTTTATAGCATTTTTTAGGGATTTTTACCTTAAAAATATACTGCCTTTTATAGGGGGATTGATTAGCAAAAACAAAGAAGCTTATAAGTATTTGCCAAATTCCATAGACGAATTTTTAAGTCAAGAAGAATTTGTCAAAGAGCTTGAAGATGTTGATTTTAAGGTATTAGAATTGAAAGATTTTAGCTTTGGAATCAGCTCAATGTTTATTGCTCAAAAGGTTTAA
- the perR gene encoding peroxide-responsive transcriptional repressor PerR: MELLQLLKEHELKATPQRLCVLKILKRHEHPNIDELYAEIKKEYPSISLATVYKNINTLQEQGLVVEVNATNQKTCYDIYEQEHIHIICKQCGSIEDMSFKEAKLDEYQQGLEKKLGNKVKHLALCVYVDSCSKCQ, from the coding sequence ATGGAATTATTACAATTATTAAAAGAACACGAATTAAAGGCTACTCCACAAAGACTTTGTGTTTTAAAGATATTAAAAAGGCACGAGCATCCAAATATTGATGAGCTTTATGCAGAGATAAAAAAGGAATACCCTTCAATCTCCCTAGCAACCGTATATAAAAATATCAACACCCTACAAGAACAAGGCTTGGTCGTTGAGGTCAATGCAACCAACCAAAAAACTTGCTATGATATTTACGAACAAGAACACATTCATATTATTTGTAAGCAATGCGGAAGTATCGAGGATATGAGCTTTAAAGAAGCCAAACTCGATGAATATCAACAGGGTTTAGAAAAAAAACTTGGCAACAAAGTCAAACACTTAGCTCTTTGTGTTTATGTTGATTCTTGTTCAAAATGTCAATAA
- the dxs gene encoding 1-deoxy-D-xylulose-5-phosphate synthase: MNKKLAHTKNELENLSLNELENLALRLREKIIQVVSKNGGHLSSNLGVVELSIAMHLVFDATKNPFIFDVSHQSYPHKLLSGRKNFDTLRQFGGMSGYTKPDEGDFFIAGHSSTSISLALGVCKAIKLKQEDKIPVVLIGDGALSAGMAYEALNELGDRKYPCVIILNDNEMSISKPIGAISKHLSSVMATQTYQKFKKRIEKILEFLPDSAAYMAKRFEEGFKLLAPGFLFEELGLEYIGPIDGHNFKELINALKQAKIMQKPCVIHAQTTKGKGYAPAEGKHAKWHGVTAFDIDSGKSVKKGVVRKSATELFTQNLLALAQKYENIVGVTAAMPSGTGLERLIEEYPDRFWDVAIAEQHAVTSMAAMAKEGFKPFIAIYSTFLQRAYDQIIHDCAIMNLNVVFAIDRAGIVGEDGETHQGAFDVSFLACIPNLTLLAPRDEKMMENIMIYAYHHQGVLAFRYPRGAFILDDEFMPCKIELAKAQCLIENQSQIAFLGYGQGVGKAKQVLDLLCEEEPDFANLIDLIFIKPLDEKLLKKLAQRTKIWFVFSQNAKIGGVANLLNAFLQENDLNIKIISFEYEDQFITHGNTNEVEKSLGLDTQSLARRVKTHVID, encoded by the coding sequence ATGAATAAAAAACTCGCTCACACAAAAAATGAGCTTGAAAATTTGAGTTTGAATGAGCTTGAAAATTTGGCTTTAAGATTGAGAGAAAAAATCATTCAAGTCGTAAGTAAAAATGGGGGGCATTTAAGCTCAAATTTAGGAGTTGTAGAGCTAAGTATAGCCATGCATTTGGTTTTTGATGCAACAAAGAATCCTTTTATTTTTGATGTTTCTCATCAATCTTATCCGCATAAACTTTTAAGTGGCAGAAAAAATTTTGACACTCTAAGACAATTTGGTGGAATGAGTGGTTATACTAAGCCTGATGAAGGAGATTTCTTTATCGCTGGACATTCTAGCACTTCAATTTCTTTAGCTTTGGGGGTTTGCAAAGCGATAAAGTTAAAGCAAGAGGATAAAATTCCTGTGGTGTTAATCGGCGATGGAGCCTTGAGTGCAGGTATGGCTTATGAAGCTTTAAATGAGCTTGGCGATAGAAAATACCCTTGTGTGATTATTTTAAATGATAATGAAATGAGTATTTCAAAGCCTATTGGTGCGATTTCTAAGCATCTTTCAAGTGTAATGGCAACTCAAACCTATCAAAAATTTAAAAAAAGAATAGAAAAAATTCTCGAATTCTTACCCGATAGTGCTGCTTATATGGCAAAACGTTTTGAAGAGGGTTTTAAACTTTTGGCTCCGGGGTTTTTATTTGAGGAATTAGGACTTGAATATATAGGTCCTATTGATGGGCATAATTTTAAAGAACTCATCAATGCTTTAAAACAAGCTAAAATTATGCAAAAACCTTGTGTGATACACGCTCAAACCACCAAAGGCAAAGGTTATGCTCCAGCAGAAGGCAAACATGCAAAATGGCATGGGGTTACAGCCTTTGACATTGATAGTGGCAAGAGTGTGAAAAAGGGAGTGGTTAGAAAAAGTGCCACCGAGCTTTTTACACAAAATCTTCTTGCTTTGGCACAAAAATATGAAAATATTGTTGGAGTCACTGCAGCAATGCCAAGCGGAACAGGACTTGAAAGGCTGATTGAGGAATACCCTGATAGATTTTGGGATGTGGCTATTGCAGAACAACATGCCGTTACTTCAATGGCTGCAATGGCAAAAGAGGGCTTTAAACCTTTTATAGCCATTTATAGTACTTTTTTACAACGTGCGTATGATCAAATTATCCATGATTGTGCAATTATGAATTTAAATGTTGTATTTGCAATTGATAGAGCCGGCATTGTAGGAGAAGATGGAGAGACACATCAAGGAGCTTTTGATGTGAGTTTTTTAGCTTGTATTCCAAATTTGACCCTGCTTGCTCCTCGCGATGAAAAAATGATGGAAAATATAATGATTTATGCTTATCATCATCAAGGAGTCCTTGCTTTTCGCTATCCAAGAGGGGCTTTTATTTTAGATGATGAATTTATGCCCTGTAAGATTGAGTTAGCTAAGGCTCAATGTTTGATTGAAAATCAAAGTCAAATAGCTTTTTTAGGTTATGGACAAGGTGTTGGAAAGGCAAAGCAGGTTTTGGATTTACTCTGTGAGGAAGAGCCTGATTTTGCAAATTTGATTGATTTAATCTTCATCAAACCTTTGGATGAGAAATTATTGAAAAAACTTGCTCAAAGGACTAAAATTTGGTTTGTATTCAGTCAAAATGCTAAAATAGGTGGTGTAGCAAATTTATTGAATGCTTTTTTGCAAGAAAATGATTTAAACATTAAAATCATAAGTTTTGAATACGAAGATCAGTTTATAACACACGGCAATACAAATGAAGTAGAAAAATCCTTGGGGCTTGATACACAAAGTTTAGCAAGAAGAGTTAAAACTCATGTCATTGATTAA
- the fliH gene encoding flagellar assembly protein FliH, producing the protein MISRSNVISSKTSNQHVVEDYHFKVITEFAEPEKHNSQNDTEKENKENHPTPKTPNPANNEIQLEEKTSPEPLFQPSFVEDLLKKTDEMSNNIIKLQMQIESQESEFNNRLNSELENAKEKFTKEGYEKAKAEFDKELIDLKDKYLKSVMKLDEACQNLDSFVEKNEKDLADTAIDIAKEVILKELNEDSKKIAYALAKDLISELKGASAIELKVNSNDFDYLKEKFSDNAHIKINLDDAISKGSVVVLSDAGNIESNLNNRLTKIKKMVNNE; encoded by the coding sequence ATGATTAGTCGTAGCAATGTAATTTCAAGCAAAACTTCAAATCAGCATGTGGTTGAGGATTATCATTTTAAAGTCATTACAGAATTTGCTGAACCTGAAAAACACAATTCTCAAAATGATACTGAAAAAGAAAATAAAGAAAATCATCCAACACCTAAGACTCCAAATCCAGCAAACAATGAAATTCAACTTGAAGAAAAGACAAGCCCTGAACCGCTTTTCCAGCCAAGTTTCGTTGAGGATTTGTTGAAAAAAACTGATGAAATGTCAAATAATATTATCAAACTTCAAATGCAAATTGAGAGTCAAGAAAGTGAATTTAACAATCGTTTAAATTCCGAACTTGAAAATGCTAAAGAAAAATTTACAAAAGAGGGTTATGAAAAGGCTAAAGCAGAATTTGATAAAGAACTCATTGATTTAAAGGATAAATATCTTAAAAGTGTGATGAAACTTGATGAAGCGTGTCAAAATTTGGATTCTTTTGTCGAAAAAAATGAAAAAGACCTTGCAGATACAGCCATAGACATTGCTAAAGAAGTGATTTTAAAAGAACTTAATGAGGATTCTAAAAAGATTGCTTATGCTTTGGCAAAGGATTTGATTTCAGAATTAAAAGGTGCAAGTGCGATTGAACTTAAGGTCAATTCTAATGATTTTGATTATTTAAAAGAGAAATTTTCAGACAATGCCCATATTAAAATCAATTTAGATGATGCGATTAGTAAAGGCAGTGTTGTGGTTTTAAGTGACGCAGGAAATATTGAATCTAATCTTAATAATCGTTTAACAAAAATTAAAAAAATGGTTAATAATGAATAA
- the fliG gene encoding flagellar motor switch protein FliG, translating into MIKLNEEQKMVYDDLSMPEKVAIFLIQLGEDATTSVFSHMEIDVITEISRYIAMAKNVDRAIATAVLEEFYTLLQSNQYIKSGGLEYAKEILFRTFGPEIANKILEKLTKSMENNENFAYLGQIKPQQLADFITKEHPQTIALILAHMDSIHAAETLEYFSDELRAEVVIRMANLGDISPSIIKRVSAVLESKLESLASYKVEVGGPRAVAEVLNRLGQKASKSTIAYIEQSDERLAATIKELMFTFDDISKLSTPAIREILKSVDKRDLMIGLKGASEELKQKFLSNMSTRASEAFLEEMGFLGAVRVKDVEDAQRKVVEVVQKLAEQGLVQTGDADEMIE; encoded by the coding sequence ATGATTAAGCTTAATGAAGAACAAAAGATGGTCTATGATGATTTATCAATGCCTGAAAAAGTCGCAATATTCTTGATACAATTAGGAGAAGATGCGACAACTTCTGTGTTTTCTCATATGGAGATTGATGTTATTACTGAAATTTCACGTTATATAGCTATGGCAAAAAATGTTGATAGAGCCATTGCTACTGCGGTATTAGAGGAATTTTATACCCTATTACAATCCAATCAATACATTAAAAGCGGTGGTTTGGAATACGCTAAAGAAATTTTATTCAGAACTTTTGGACCAGAGATTGCGAATAAAATTTTAGAAAAACTCACCAAAAGTATGGAAAATAATGAAAATTTTGCTTATTTAGGGCAAATCAAACCGCAACAACTCGCAGATTTTATCACTAAAGAACACCCACAAACCATTGCCCTTATTTTAGCTCATATGGATTCCATTCATGCAGCAGAAACCTTAGAATATTTTAGTGATGAATTAAGGGCTGAAGTTGTCATAAGAATGGCAAATTTAGGCGATATTTCTCCAAGCATTATCAAAAGAGTGTCTGCTGTGCTTGAAAGCAAACTTGAAAGTCTTGCTTCTTATAAAGTTGAGGTCGGGGGTCCTAGAGCTGTGGCTGAAGTGCTTAACCGCTTAGGACAAAAGGCATCTAAATCTACAATTGCTTATATCGAGCAAAGTGATGAACGTTTGGCAGCAACCATTAAAGAACTTATGTTCACTTTCGATGATATTTCAAAACTTAGCACACCAGCGATTCGCGAAATTCTTAAATCTGTAGATAAACGAGATTTAATGATAGGCTTAAAAGGTGCGAGTGAGGAGCTCAAGCAAAAATTCCTTTCAAATATGTCCACACGTGCAAGTGAAGCCTTTTTGGAGGAAATGGGCTTTTTAGGTGCGGTTAGAGTTAAAGACGTTGAAGATGCTCAAAGAAAAGTCGTTGAGGTTGTGCAAAAACTTGCAGAGCAAGGTTTAGTCCAAACCGGCGATGCAGATGAAATGATAGAATAG
- the fliF gene encoding flagellar basal-body MS-ring/collar protein FliF, with the protein MDFKSMFLQIGQLYQNLTRKQRIVIAASIVVIVGFLVFLSLYRNSGGVGGDGYAILVENVSPASSAAIVTSLEQNNIPYRLRDETTILVPQDQVLRQRMFIASEGLIKDNRVGFEIFDQQAFGATSEEQRIKKQRAIEGELARTIETLEPIRSAKVHIAFPKESVFTERQVPPTASVVLNIKEGLKLTRKQIDGIKNIVSAAVARLSKDNVSITDQNGVPLDEQEAYESDIIAAQVKYKRDYERDLEEKIISAIAPFAGGRDKIQVNVNTDFDFSKQESQSEIFDPNPIIRSEQTLDEERQGRKDPEIQGVPGAVSNIGPVEGLDNSGQIESYKKNQVTTNNELSKTITNTKKQFGVVLRTSAAVAIDGKYQENVDADGNVQSEYVPVKEEELKKIEEVVKSTINFNAQRGDSVVVQNLPFYRESVKVESKVKTFYGRFIEPFIPPVKYFIAAILLFIFYKKVIEPFTRKMLEDIAAAEEEQQGPNVALDDAEDALEKFNAARKKVEEQLGFGDNFNEDSIQYDLLLEKLRGLVTDKSEEIAALLQNLIQSDSDFNENKDM; encoded by the coding sequence ATGGATTTTAAAAGTATGTTTCTTCAAATTGGACAGCTGTATCAAAATTTAACGCGTAAGCAACGTATAGTGATTGCCGCTTCGATTGTTGTTATCGTTGGTTTTTTGGTTTTTTTGAGCTTATATCGCAATAGTGGCGGTGTGGGTGGAGATGGCTATGCAATTTTGGTTGAAAATGTAAGCCCGGCTTCATCGGCAGCTATTGTTACAAGTTTGGAACAAAATAATATACCCTATAGATTAAGAGATGAAACGACTATTTTAGTCCCTCAAGATCAAGTCTTAAGACAAAGAATGTTTATCGCTTCTGAAGGGCTGATTAAAGACAATCGCGTAGGCTTTGAAATTTTTGACCAACAGGCTTTTGGTGCGACAAGTGAAGAACAAAGGATTAAAAAACAAAGAGCTATTGAGGGTGAGCTTGCAAGAACGATTGAAACTTTAGAACCTATTCGTAGTGCTAAAGTGCATATAGCCTTCCCAAAAGAAAGCGTTTTTACTGAAAGACAAGTGCCACCGACAGCTTCTGTGGTTTTAAACATTAAAGAAGGTTTAAAGCTCACAAGAAAACAAATTGATGGGATTAAAAATATTGTTTCAGCTGCTGTGGCAAGATTGAGTAAAGATAATGTGAGTATCACAGACCAAAATGGTGTGCCTTTAGATGAACAAGAAGCTTATGAGAGCGATATTATTGCTGCACAAGTGAAATATAAAAGAGATTATGAAAGGGATTTAGAAGAAAAAATTATCAGTGCTATCGCTCCTTTTGCAGGAGGTAGAGATAAAATTCAAGTCAATGTGAATACGGATTTTGATTTTTCTAAACAAGAATCTCAAAGCGAAATTTTTGACCCAAATCCTATCATAAGAAGTGAGCAAACTTTAGATGAGGAGAGACAAGGCAGAAAAGACCCAGAAATTCAAGGTGTGCCCGGAGCGGTTTCAAATATAGGTCCGGTTGAAGGACTCGATAATAGCGGACAAATTGAATCTTATAAGAAGAATCAAGTCACTACAAATAACGAGCTTTCAAAAACTATAACCAATACCAAAAAACAATTTGGAGTTGTTTTAAGGACTTCTGCTGCTGTGGCTATTGATGGTAAGTATCAAGAAAATGTCGATGCAGATGGAAATGTGCAAAGTGAATATGTGCCTGTAAAAGAAGAGGAACTTAAAAAAATTGAAGAAGTTGTTAAAAGCACGATTAATTTCAATGCCCAAAGAGGTGATAGTGTCGTGGTGCAAAATTTACCTTTTTATCGTGAATCTGTTAAGGTTGAAAGTAAGGTTAAAACCTTTTATGGTCGCTTTATCGAACCTTTTATTCCACCTGTTAAATATTTTATTGCTGCGATTTTGCTTTTCATTTTTTACAAAAAAGTTATCGAACCTTTCACTCGCAAAATGCTTGAAGACATTGCGGCTGCCGAAGAAGAACAGCAAGGTCCAAATGTTGCTTTAGATGATGCAGAAGATGCTTTAGAGAAATTTAATGCAGCAAGGAAAAAGGTTGAGGAGCAACTAGGTTTTGGTGATAATTTCAATGAAGATTCTATTCAATACGACCTTTTGCTTGAAAAATTGCGTGGTTTGGTGACAGATAAAAGTGAAGAAATTGCGGCTTTACTTCAAAATCTTATCCAAAGTGATTCTGATTTTAATGAAAATAAGGATATGTAG
- the hisC gene encoding histidinol-phosphate transaminase encodes MQFNEFLNNLSNYEPGKDIEVIAKEYKLKEVIKLASNENPLGTAPKVIQTLKTYADKAHLYPDDSMSELKSKLCAKFGIKDKELIIGAGSDQVIEFAVHAKLNPKNAFLQCKATFAMYEIYAKQCGAKCYKSKSLGHDLKEFKELYEAHKDEIKMIFLCVPNNPLGECLNAHDVKEFIKIVDEDCMVVIDAAYNEFASYKDKEKHLEAKELISQFNNVLYLGTFSKLYGLGGLRVGYGIADEHLIKALYKLRAPFNVNILALKAACAALEDIEFLTQSLKNNFTQMTKYEEFAQTHNLEFILSYTNFITYFFNEKNSTDLSEKLLKKGIIIRNLKSYGLNALRITIGTAYENSRFFEEFSQILKG; translated from the coding sequence ATGCAATTTAATGAATTTTTAAATAATCTTTCAAATTACGAGCCGGGAAAGGATATAGAAGTCATTGCTAAAGAATACAAACTTAAAGAAGTGATTAAACTTGCAAGCAATGAAAATCCTCTTGGCACAGCCCCAAAAGTTATACAAACACTCAAAACTTACGCAGATAAAGCCCATCTTTATCCGGATGATAGTATGAGTGAGTTAAAAAGCAAACTCTGTGCGAAATTTGGTATCAAAGATAAGGAGCTTATCATAGGTGCGGGAAGCGATCAAGTCATAGAATTTGCTGTGCATGCTAAGCTTAATCCTAAAAATGCCTTTCTTCAATGCAAAGCCACTTTTGCAATGTATGAAATTTACGCTAAACAATGCGGAGCAAAATGTTACAAGAGTAAGAGTTTGGGGCATGATTTAAAAGAATTTAAAGAACTTTACGAGGCTCATAAAGATGAGATTAAAATGATTTTTTTATGTGTGCCAAACAATCCTTTGGGCGAGTGTTTAAATGCACACGATGTTAAGGAATTTATAAAAATCGTTGATGAGGATTGTATGGTTGTCATTGACGCAGCTTATAATGAATTTGCAAGTTATAAAGATAAAGAAAAGCATTTGGAAGCAAAAGAATTGATTAGTCAATTCAATAATGTGCTTTATTTAGGAACTTTTTCTAAGCTTTATGGACTGGGAGGTTTGCGTGTGGGTTATGGTATAGCCGATGAACATCTTATCAAAGCTCTTTATAAACTTCGTGCTCCTTTTAATGTCAATATCCTTGCACTAAAAGCAGCTTGTGCGGCTTTGGAGGATATAGAATTTCTCACACAAAGCTTAAAGAACAATTTTACACAAATGACAAAATACGAAGAATTCGCTCAAACGCACAATTTGGAATTCATTTTAAGCTATACAAATTTCATCACTTATTTTTTTAATGAAAAAAATAGCACAGATTTGTCTGAAAAATTGCTTAAAAAAGGTATAATAATAAGAAATTTAAAAAGTTATGGTTTAAATGCATTGCGTATTACCATAGGAACAGCCTATGAAAATTCAAGGTTTTTTGAGGAATTTTCACAAATTTTAAAGGGATAG
- the pheA gene encoding prephenate dehydratase, translated as MQNLDELRAKIDAVDDKILILLNERMNYVKNVGELKKNSGTTIYRPERERAILNRLKNSNQGILNQDAIEAIYQEIFAVSRNLEMPQSVAYFGPEGTYTHQAARSRFGAMSRYIALATIEDVFKELSNKEAKYGVVPIENNTEGAVGITLDCLGKYAELKIFGEIYMDIHHSFVGMNENLKEIKRIYSHPQGYNQCRRFLESHELNQIEFVPSKSTANAAYLASQDYDSAAICSKIAAKLYNVPILFNKIEDNLANRTRFLILSDIKTPKMPNCKTSILAHTAHKPGSLSDLLEQFKKENINLTKLESRPLKTREFMHSFYIDFEGHIDDDNVKRALKDAGEIIWLGSYLSAEENSLAEE; from the coding sequence GTGCAAAATTTAGATGAATTAAGAGCGAAGATTGATGCAGTTGATGATAAAATTTTAATTCTTTTAAATGAAAGAATGAATTATGTTAAAAATGTCGGTGAGCTTAAAAAAAATTCAGGCACAACGATTTATAGACCCGAACGTGAAAGAGCTATACTCAATCGTCTTAAGAATTCAAATCAAGGAATTTTAAATCAAGATGCGATTGAAGCAATTTATCAAGAGATTTTTGCGGTTTCTAGGAATTTAGAAATGCCTCAAAGTGTAGCGTATTTTGGACCTGAAGGCACTTATACTCATCAAGCTGCAAGGAGTCGTTTTGGAGCAATGAGTCGCTATATAGCCTTAGCAACGATTGAAGATGTGTTTAAGGAATTAAGCAATAAAGAGGCTAAATACGGAGTTGTGCCGATAGAAAACAATACCGAAGGGGCTGTAGGCATTACTCTAGATTGTCTGGGTAAATATGCAGAGCTTAAAATTTTTGGCGAAATTTATATGGATATTCATCATTCTTTTGTAGGAATGAATGAGAATTTAAAGGAAATCAAACGCATTTATTCTCATCCGCAAGGCTACAATCAATGCCGTAGATTTTTAGAAAGCCATGAATTAAATCAGATTGAATTTGTGCCTTCTAAATCAACAGCTAATGCGGCTTATCTTGCTTCACAAGACTATGATTCTGCAGCCATTTGCTCTAAAATTGCAGCCAAACTTTATAATGTGCCTATTTTATTTAATAAAATCGAAGACAATTTAGCCAATCGCACAAGATTTTTAATCCTAAGCGATATTAAAACCCCAAAAATGCCAAATTGCAAGACTTCAATCCTTGCACACACCGCTCATAAACCCGGAAGTCTAAGTGATTTGCTCGAGCAGTTTAAAAAAGAAAATATCAATCTCACTAAACTTGAATCGCGTCCTTTAAAGACGAGAGAATTTATGCATAGTTTTTATATTGATTTTGAAGGACATATTGATGATGATAATGTCAAAAGAGCTTTAAAAGACGCGGGCGAGATAATTTGGCTGGGGTCTTATTTGTCTGCAGAGGAGAATTCTTTAGCAGAAGAATGA